The Thermococcus sp. DNA window ATTCGAACCTCTGAGTTTTGTTAGACCCACCAAAGATTTATTAAGGGCCTCGAGAATGCCCTATGGAATTAGGAAAACCTAACGGTGATGAACATGATTGTGCCTTTAATCTCACTCCGTCCGGGCGAGAGGGGAATTGTTGTTGACCTGCGAGGTGGCCCAAACTTCAGGAGCAAACTCTATGCCATGGGCATGGCACCCGGCGCCATCGTCAGGGTCCTTGAGAACTATCCCAGGGGCCCGGTCA harbors:
- a CDS encoding ferrous iron transport protein A, producing MIVPLISLRPGERGIVVDLRGGPNFRSKLYAMGMAPGAIVRVLENYPRGPVIVEAGGTRLALGKGMATRVFVRKL